The DNA segment AGATTGTGTCGACAAGATTCCTAACCGGTTTGACCTGGTATTGATGGCAGCGCAGCGCGCTCGCCAGATTTCTGGCGGTGCCGACCTCACCATCGACCGCGATCGCGACAAGAACCCGGTCGTCGCCCTGCGTGAGATTGCCGAGACGACGGTCAAGCCAAAGCATCTCGAGGAGGCGATCGTATCCAACCTCCAGCGGGTCCGCATCGACGAAGACGATGAAACGGACGAACTGGCGTCGCTGAGCGAATCGGCCGAGGCGCTCCGCCTCACCGCCGCTGCGCCGCCGCGGCCTACGCCGTCGGGTGGCGATTACGAATAAGCATCATTGATGCGAAGGGCGGTCCCAACGGGCCGCCCTTTTCGATTCAGGCGCTTGGACGCTTGAGCTTGGCGCCGGTCGTACGGTCGACCCACATCAGCTCATCGAGCTTGAGCGGCCGCCCATCGGCGGCCTGGACGCAAATCTTGCGAACGGGCAACCCGTCGCGCAGGTCCGCTAGGACGATGTCCTGGCAGCCATGCCCCCAGTCCTCGCCCCACTGGCGCAGCGCCAACACGACCGGAAGCAGCGCCTCGCCCTTGGGCGTCAAGGCATAGATAACCTTGCGGCGGTCATCGGGGTCCTGGGTCCGTTCGAGAATGCCACCCTCAACCATCCGTGTGAGCCGGTTAGACAGGATGTTGCGGGCAATCCCCAACCCGGCCTGGAACTGTTCGAAATGCTGAAGTCCGTTCAGCGCGCCGCGCAGGATCAGGAAGGCCCATTTTTCGCCGATCAATTCGACCGCCGCAGGCAACGGGCAGCGCAGGGCCGCCTCTCGGAACGCTTCGATGTCGGGCTCGCCCGCTACAACTGGGTAATTCAACGCTAGACCCCTCTCAACCCGATTTATGCACGAACGATCATGAAATAACAGTTGCGGTG comes from the Sphingomonas xanthus genome and includes:
- the rpoZ gene encoding DNA-directed RNA polymerase subunit omega; translated protein: MARVTVEDCVDKIPNRFDLVLMAAQRARQISGGADLTIDRDRDKNPVVALREIAETTVKPKHLEEAIVSNLQRVRIDEDDETDELASLSESAEALRLTAAAPPRPTPSGGDYE
- a CDS encoding winged helix-turn-helix transcriptional regulator codes for the protein MNYPVVAGEPDIEAFREAALRCPLPAAVELIGEKWAFLILRGALNGLQHFEQFQAGLGIARNILSNRLTRMVEGGILERTQDPDDRRKVIYALTPKGEALLPVVLALRQWGEDWGHGCQDIVLADLRDGLPVRKICVQAADGRPLKLDELMWVDRTTGAKLKRPSA